A genomic region of Catalinimonas niigatensis contains the following coding sequences:
- a CDS encoding glycosyltransferase family 2 protein: MEKLVSVNITTFNRVNYLTRCLDSVLSQTYAHLEIVVVDDCSTDGTSKVMEHYTQLDSRIKYIRHEFNQGNAYARNTALHNCTGYYVAFMDDDDAWIDDEKISKQVQIFEDNTNPRLGIICSSVKIIDQYGKEQIKIEKHPDNLVSHILIQNGIIHNSTVLTKRSIMEDVEGFDIDMPKGIDAEFFRAVIVKHKYEVLFMPDVTTAYYIHEGVRMTTNNEKFLYKLFKVNARVIKKYFKAFLVHPKALYFRLYIVVRSLYKFMIYYRLQK, from the coding sequence ATGGAAAAATTAGTCAGTGTAAATATTACTACTTTTAACCGAGTAAATTATCTAACCCGTTGCTTAGACTCTGTATTATCACAAACTTATGCTCATCTGGAGATAGTGGTCGTAGACGATTGTTCTACGGATGGCACTTCTAAAGTGATGGAGCACTATACGCAACTGGATAGTAGAATTAAGTACATTAGACATGAGTTTAATCAGGGTAATGCTTATGCCCGAAATACAGCGTTACATAACTGTACAGGTTATTATGTCGCTTTTATGGATGATGATGATGCCTGGATAGATGATGAAAAAATTAGCAAGCAGGTACAGATTTTTGAAGATAATACTAACCCTCGCTTGGGAATCATCTGTAGTAGTGTAAAAATCATTGATCAATATGGAAAAGAACAAATCAAAATTGAAAAGCATCCTGATAATCTGGTTTCTCATATTCTGATACAGAATGGGATCATACATAATTCTACAGTGCTAACAAAAAGATCAATCATGGAGGATGTAGAAGGTTTTGATATTGATATGCCGAAAGGAATTGATGCTGAATTTTTTAGAGCAGTGATTGTAAAGCATAAATATGAAGTGTTGTTTATGCCGGATGTAACGACAGCATATTACATCCATGAAGGTGTACGCATGACAACCAACAATGAAAAATTTTTGTATAAATTATTTAAAGTAAATGCCAGAGTGATTAAAAAGTATTTTAAAGCATTTTTGGTTCACCCTAAGGCTTTATATTTCAGACTATATATAGTTGTAAGAAGCCTGTATAAATTTATGATTTACTATCGTTTACAAAAATAA
- a CDS encoding glycosyltransferase family 2 protein — protein MIKDLTIGLVNYNTKQLIIEAIDSVKENTKGVSYDIVVVDNASKDGSQEVLSKLPGIKYIQNKKNVGFPSAVNQAMKVADSRYFVAFNSDAKLINDAFTIMIDFMDKTPKSGISTAQLYFPDGTPQRSHFGFIYPHKKALSEIRPKLKALASFFKSGVTVNEKNVYIAKSVPEVPQKVDCPLGACFMIKRECLEEVGLMDENIFIYADEVDFAFRAKKAGWNRYLIPEAKALHEKAASTGKKVSLMYTIHTQSNFYYSYKHFGIKGWLVIKLGFLIGGLLALLLSFVSYLFRKGDYKNDVLQYKEDFQVAMKLFFLRKKVLPPDAI, from the coding sequence ATGATTAAGGACTTAACTATAGGTTTAGTTAATTACAATACTAAGCAGCTCATTATTGAAGCTATCGATTCTGTTAAGGAAAATACCAAAGGGGTTTCTTATGATATTGTAGTTGTTGATAACGCTTCTAAAGATGGTTCACAGGAAGTTCTAAGCAAATTACCAGGAATAAAATACATTCAAAATAAAAAAAATGTTGGCTTTCCTTCTGCGGTAAATCAAGCTATGAAGGTTGCTGATTCCCGATATTTTGTAGCTTTTAATTCCGATGCAAAATTAATAAATGATGCATTTACGATAATGATTGATTTTATGGATAAAACACCTAAATCAGGCATTAGTACAGCTCAACTATATTTTCCAGATGGTACACCACAGCGATCACATTTTGGTTTCATCTATCCTCATAAAAAAGCATTATCAGAAATTAGACCTAAGCTCAAAGCTTTAGCCAGCTTTTTTAAGTCTGGAGTGACTGTCAATGAAAAAAATGTATACATAGCGAAGAGTGTCCCAGAGGTTCCCCAGAAAGTGGATTGTCCTTTAGGAGCTTGTTTCATGATCAAAAGAGAGTGTCTGGAAGAGGTAGGTTTGATGGATGAAAATATTTTTATTTATGCAGATGAAGTTGATTTTGCTTTTAGAGCAAAAAAAGCAGGTTGGAATCGCTATTTGATCCCTGAAGCTAAAGCGTTACACGAAAAAGCAGCGAGCACAGGAAAAAAGGTAAGTTTAATGTATACCATTCACACTCAGAGTAATTTCTATTATTCATACAAGCATTTTGGAATTAAGGGCTGGCTGGTAATTAAGTTAGGTTTTCTGATAGGAGGTTTATTGGCCCTGCTGTTGAGTTTTGTGAGCTATCTTTTTAGGAAAGGAGATTATAAGAATGATGTTCTTCAGTACAAAGAAGATTTTCAAGTAGCAATGAAACTTTTCTTTCTAAGAAAAAAAGTTTTGCCTCCTGATGCTATTTGA